The nucleotide window TCGCCGCACAGTAGGCGTCAGCGAGCGCCGCGGCGTCGTCGGGGCACAATCGCTCGAAGATCGGTTCGCGCGTGCGATCGATCCGATCGGCGGGGACTGCGTCGTGCGCGTCGAGATACGCCTCGCGATCGATCGGGGCGACGCCTGCCGTCGCGCAGGCGCTCGCGAGGAGGTCCGAGCGATCCCGCTCGGGGACGATCAGCGTCTCGTCCAGGTCGAACCCGACGGCGTCGATCGGCCCGTCCATCGGGTCGAACGCAGCGATCGAAACGCTTGTGGCTGTCGGTCACGCGCCCCCGTCATGGCCTTTTTCGACCGCCTGGCCGAGCGGATCGCCGCCACGGACAGCGTCGTCTCCGTCGGCCTCGATCCCGACCCCGACCGTCTGCCGGAGCACGTGACCGATCGCGACCTGCCGCGATGGGCGTTCAACCGGCGCATCATCGACGCGACCCACGAGTACGCGGCGGCGTACAAGCCCAACGCCGCGTTCTACGAGGACCCCGACGGCTGGCGCGCCCTCGAAGAGACGATCGCCTATGCGCACGGCAAGGACGTGCCGGTCGTCCTCGACGCCAAGCGTGCGGACATCGGGAACACGGCCCGGCAGTACGCCCGCTCGCTCGATCCCGATGGGCTGAACGCCGACGCGATCACCGTGACGCCGTACATGGGTCGGGACGCGCTCGCGCCGTTTCTGAACACCGACGCGGGCGTGTTCGTTCTCGCGCGCACGTCGAATTCGGGCGGTGCGGACCTCCAGGACCTCGAACTCGCTTCCGGCGAGACGGTCTACGAGCGCGTCGCGGGGATGGCTGCCGACCTCCAGGGCGAGGTCGGTCTCGTCGTCGGGGCGACCGCGCCCGAGGAACTCGAAACCGTCCGATCGATCGCGCCCAACTGTCCGTTCCTCGTGCCGGGCATCGGCGCGCAGGGCGGTGACGCCGAGGCGGCCGTCGAGTACGGGCTGAGCGACGGCGTCGGACTCGTCAACTCCTCGCGAGGGATCATCTTCGCGGGCGAGACCGCGTCGGGTGACGACTACTTCCGCGCGGCGGGCGCTGCGGCCCGTCAGTTGCGCGATCGGTTGAACGACTCGCGGTAGCGAATCCGACGTAACATTCACATGCCGTCCGGTCGCTGTGTGATCCATGGGTCTGATGAGCAAAATCCTCGGCACGACCGGCGCCACCCGCGGTACTGACGACTACGTCGAACTCGACGCCGGGGAGTACTCTGCAGCCACGACCGACGCCGACGAGCAGGTTCACATCGCCCGGATCAGCGACAAGACCGACATCGTCGAGATCAAAGACGCCATCTACGACGGCGACATCGTCGTCGCGGACATCACTCGTCACACGACGGGCGACCGCACGATGGAGCACATCACCGACGAACTCAAGCAGGTCGCCCGCGAGGTCGGCGGTGACATCGTCCTCAAAGACGACGACCAGTTGATCCTCACGCCGGCGGGGACGGCGATCAGCCGCGAGCGCCTCGATCGATAATCAGACGGAGTCGGCTTCGTCCGGGCTGTCTTCGACGTCTCGTTTCAGCGATTCGCGTCGCGCCTTCGCGTCGCGACCGGTCGCCTCTTCGAGGAAGTCGTTTTTCGCGTCGACGGCGTCTTCGGCGGCGTCGACGTGCCCCTCAGCGATGACCTCTTCGGCCGGCCGCTCGTCGATCTGGAGCGCGAGGCGGTCCTTTTTCGAGCCGTAGTCGACGGTGCCGGCGACGACGCGGTCGAACACTGGGTTGTCGGGGTCGTCGACGACGAACAGTTGAGTGTCGTCGTACGGTTCCGTGCCTGTGATCTCACCGAAGTACTCTGTGATCGTGGACTCCATGTCTTCGATCCGGTCGGAGAGATACTCACCACGCCGCATCTTGTATTCGCGCATGGCCCCCGATTCGCCAGCGGATGGTTTACCGGTTACGCTCCCCACGACCCCCCGACACGCCCTGACACCCGCTCAGCTGTCGGCCTGTTCGAGCGATCCGGTGTGACACTCCGGACAGTAATCGCCCGCCCGGAGTGACGCGCCCTCGGTGTCGGTGGTGAATCCACACTCCGGACAGCGGTAGGTCCCCTCCGGGACGGTCGTTCCCGGCCCGCCAGCGTCGTCCGGCCCCAGGTCGAGGCCGTCGTCGACGCTCTCGGCGGCCTCTTCGCTGGTGTCGTCGCCTACGATTTCGTCGTCGCCGCTCACGATCTCCGCGTCCTCGTTCGTCCCGATGTCTGGCTCACTGTCGTCGGGCCACTCGCCGGGTGCGCGCCCCTCGTCGTCATCGTCGTCATCGTCGTCGTCGAGAATGATCCCGTCGTCTTCGGCCGCCGACCTCGGCGGTTCGAACTCGCTTCCGGACGAATCGATCGTCGAGCCAGTCTCGACAGTGCGGGGCGACCGATCGCCAGTATCGGTGTCGGACTTGGACGCTCTCCCGGAGTCCGATGGGCCGCTCGTCGCCGGTCCGCTCCTGCGTTCGTCGCTCTCGGGCGTCTCGATCGCCGTCACCTCCTTGTTCTCGGAGACCACGCGCGTTTCACCACAGCGGCGACAGGTCTCGACGGTCCGTTCGACGATGACGACTTCGTTGCCGGACTCCTCGCGGTCGCGGTCGGTCGTCCGGTCGTCGAAGGCGTGCCCGAGGATCGAACACTTGAGTCCCATTACCGTAGTATGGCGACGGTCGGCAGATAAGCGTACTGCCGGCGATCAGTCGTCGGCGACGCGCTGGCGATGCATCAACCCCTGCATGTCCGCGGTGGTCGCTGCGAACTCTCGGAACGCGTCGCCGGTCGCGCCCTCCGCGCGGACGATCGGTGCGCCCGAATCGCCGTGTTCGCGAACCTCCGGATCGAGTGGGATCGACCCCAGGAAGGGGAGATCCGCTTCCTTCGCGAGGGTCTCGCCGCCGCCCGTCCCGAAGATGTCGTGAGTCGAATCACAGTCGGGACACCGGAACGTACCCATGTTCTCGACGATGCCGAGCACGGGCGTCTCGTGCTCACCGAACATGTCGAGGCCCTTTCGGGCGTCCGCGACGGCAACGTCTTGGGGTGTGGTGACGACGACCGCGCCCGTGACGGGGACGGTCTGGAGCAAGGTGAGTTGGGCGTCGCCGGTGCCCGGTGGGAGATCGACGATCATGTAGTCCAGATCGCCCCACGCGACGTCCTCGAACAGCTCGGTCAGGAGGTTGTGGACCATCGGGCCCCGCCAGATCACGGGTGCGTCGTCACCGAGCAGGAAGTCGATGCTCATCAGCTTCAGGCCGTGTTTCTCGGGCGGTTCGATGCGGTCGTCGTCGGTCGCGCCCGCGCGCTCGTCTGCCCCGAGCATGTGGGGGACCGACGGGCCGTAGATGTCGGCGTCGAACAGGCCGACGTCCGCGCCCATATCGGCCAGTCCCGCCGCGAGGTTGACCGACACCGTCGACTTGCCGACGCCACCCTTCCCCGAGGCGACGGCGATGACGTTCGTGACGCCGTCGAGGACCTCACTGCTCGTCATGTCGGCGGGCAACGATGCAGTGAGTTCGATCGGTTCGTCGAACGCATCGCGAACGGCCTCTGCGATCGCGGTTTCGGTCGGTGCGAACGGTGCGCCGAGTGCGAGATCGACGTGGACCGTCCCCTCGTCGATCCACACCTCGTTTACCAGGCCCAGCGAGACGATGTCGTCGCCCAGGTCGGGGTCCTCGACACTTCGCAACCGGTCGCGCGCGGTGGCTTCGTCCATGCGTCCGCTTTCCGGCCCCGTGCCGAAAGGCTTCCGTCACTGGCGGCGATCGCCGGTGTGGACCGACACGCTCACTTCCGCCGGGGAGCTATCGATACCGTGGCCTACGACGCCCTCCTGTTCGATCTCGACGGCGTGTTGCTGACGGGGTATCACACCGACCGGGCGATCTATCGCGCGGCGGCCGCCGACGCGGTCACCGACGCGGGCCGCCCCGGCGATCCGCCCGACGGACTGGTCGACCCCGACGAGAGCCGCGACGTCCGCCGAGCATGCGCGCCCCTGGATCTCGATGCCTCCTCGGTCTGGGGGTATCGCGAGCACAGTGCGACGGTCCGCGAGAACGAGCAGATCCGATCGGGCGAGCGCGTCCCCTTCGACGACGCGAGCGTGCTCGCGGATATGGCCGATCGCCAGATCGCGATCGTCTCGAACAACCGCCAGGGCACCGCGCTGTTCGCCCGTGAGCACACCGGACTCGACGCGATCGACGTGGTGCGCGGCCGGTACCCCTCGCTCGCAGATTTCGATCGGATGAAACCCGACCCTGCCTTCCTCCACGACGCACTCGACGCCCTCGATGTCGCGCCGTGTGACGCGCTGTTCGTCGGTGATCGGCGCTCGGACGTCGCTGCCGGGCGGAACGCAGGGACCGACACCGCGCTGCTCGTCCGGGATGGTGACCCACCCGTGGGCGACCCCGATCCGACACACGTCATCGACTCGCTCGACGCCATTCCCGATCTGGGCTGATCGATCGCGGCTTTCGGTACGTCTTTGTCGCGTGGGACCGGCCATCGCGTATGTTCGAGAGTGGCGCGTTCGTCGCCGAGCAGTTCGGGGACCTGACCGACGAGCAAGTTCAACCCAACGGCGTCGACCTCCGCATCGAGGGCGTCTTCGAACCCGACGAACCCGGACGGATCGGGGTCGACGGTAAACACGTCGCCGAGCGCCGGGAAATCGAACCCCGCGAGACGGACGGCCGGGCGGTCTACCATCTCGATCCCGGTGGGTACGTCGTCACCTACGAGGACCGCATCGCGATTCCCGACGAGCACGTGGGCCTCCTCCTGCCACGCTCCTCGCTACTTCGCAACGGCGCGACCCTCGAAACGGCGGTCTGGGACGCGGGCTACGAGGGTCGCGGCGAGGGCCTGCTCATCGCACATCACCCCATCGAGATCGAACGGGGCGCGCGCATCGGCCAGTTGATCGTCGCCGAGGCCGAGCACTCGGGAACCTACGACGGATCGTATCAGGGTGAGCGGATCGAGGCCGACGGCGGGTCCTGACCACGAGCACCGATCGGTCGTCGGTGCTCTCGCTGCCGACAACCCCTGACCCCATCGTCAGACCCATGCCACTCGGTCGGCAACGCGAATCAATGCCGACGGTTCGGATGGGATCGCGGTTGCACTTCGGCTTTCAGAACCTCTCGCTCGCGCGCGAACGCCTCTACGGTGGTATTGGCGTGGGGATCGCAGAGCCACGGATGGCCCTCCACGTCGAGCGCGCCGACACGATCACCAGCGACGACCCCGTCGCGGCGCCGTATCTCGAAGCGGCCTGCGAGCATCTCGACGTGCCAGGAGCGGAACTCTCTGTTCGCGAGCGCCCGACCCACCACGCGGGCTTCGGGACGGGGACGCGACTCGCGCTCGGGGCCCTCCTCGGGGTCGCCCGCGCGTACGATCGATCGGTCGATCTGCGCGCGGCGGCCCCCGCGCTCGACCGGGCGGGCCGGAGTGGCGTCGGCGTCGCGACGCTGGAGGCGGGCGGCGTCGTCCTCGACGGCGGGCACCCCACCGAGCGGTTCACCACCGAGCCACCCGCGCGCGGCGCGTGGACGACGCCGCCGGTGATCGCCCGGCACGCCGTCCCCGAGGATTGGCGATTCCTGCTCGTGACGCCGATCGACGCCGCCGGACCGTCGGGCGACGCCGAGGACGGCCAGATCCGCGCCGCCGTCGAGCGTGCGGACCCGGGGATCGCAGACGAAATCGCGACGCTCGTCACCCAGCGATTGTTGCCCGCGATCGCCGCCGGCGACCGGATCCCGTTCGGGCGCGCGATCACGCGACTCGGACGGCTCAACGGTGCGTGGTACGCCGACGAACAAGGCGGGGTCTATCGCCCGCCCGCTGGCGACATCGTCGATACGTTGCGTGATGCGGGCCCGATCGACGGGGTGGGTCAGTCCTCGTGGGGCCCGACGATCTACGGGCTGATCGATCGTGCGGTGAGCGATCGCGCCCGTGAGATCGGCCAGGCGGCGCTCAGGGATGCGGGCGTCGAGGGACAGGTTCGGGTCGTCGCCCCGGATCGTCAGGGCGTGACCGTCGGCTGACGCGCTCCCGGGCGTTCGTCGGTCGGCACCATGCCAGTGAGACCGGCCGTGACCGCGCGTGTTTTCGGTGGCCGGGTCGGAAGCCGGATCATGAACGTCGCCATCGTCAGTGACGCGCACATCCCCTCGCGCGCCACAGAGATTCCCGATTCAGCGAAAGAGCGTCTCCGTGACGCCGATCACGTCATCTGTGCGGGCGATTTCGACAGTACGGACGGATACGCGCGATTCGTCGACCTCGCACCGCGGATGACGGCGGTCGCGGGCAACACCGATCCCCGGAGTCTCGACCTGCCGGACGTCGCGACGGTCGAGTTGGAAGGCGTCACCTTCGTCGTC belongs to Halococcoides cellulosivorans and includes:
- the pyrF gene encoding orotidine-5'-phosphate decarboxylase; protein product: MAFFDRLAERIAATDSVVSVGLDPDPDRLPEHVTDRDLPRWAFNRRIIDATHEYAAAYKPNAAFYEDPDGWRALEETIAYAHGKDVPVVLDAKRADIGNTARQYARSLDPDGLNADAITVTPYMGRDALAPFLNTDAGVFVLARTSNSGGADLQDLELASGETVYERVAGMAADLQGEVGLVVGATAPEELETVRSIAPNCPFLVPGIGAQGGDAEAAVEYGLSDGVGLVNSSRGIIFAGETASGDDYFRAAGAAARQLRDRLNDSR
- a CDS encoding cell division protein SepF, which encodes MGLMSKILGTTGATRGTDDYVELDAGEYSAATTDADEQVHIARISDKTDIVEIKDAIYDGDIVVADITRHTTGDRTMEHITDELKQVAREVGGDIVLKDDDQLILTPAGTAISRERLDR
- a CDS encoding DUF5611 family protein, whose product is MREYKMRRGEYLSDRIEDMESTITEYFGEITGTEPYDDTQLFVVDDPDNPVFDRVVAGTVDYGSKKDRLALQIDERPAEEVIAEGHVDAAEDAVDAKNDFLEEATGRDAKARRESLKRDVEDSPDEADSV
- a CDS encoding DUF7093 family protein; its protein translation is MGLKCSILGHAFDDRTTDRDREESGNEVVIVERTVETCRRCGETRVVSENKEVTAIETPESDERRSGPATSGPSDSGRASKSDTDTGDRSPRTVETGSTIDSSGSEFEPPRSAAEDDGIILDDDDDDDDDEGRAPGEWPDDSEPDIGTNEDAEIVSGDDEIVGDDTSEEAAESVDDGLDLGPDDAGGPGTTVPEGTYRCPECGFTTDTEGASLRAGDYCPECHTGSLEQADS
- a CDS encoding Mrp/NBP35 family ATP-binding protein; translation: MDEATARDRLRSVEDPDLGDDIVSLGLVNEVWIDEGTVHVDLALGAPFAPTETAIAEAVRDAFDEPIELTASLPADMTSSEVLDGVTNVIAVASGKGGVGKSTVSVNLAAGLADMGADVGLFDADIYGPSVPHMLGADERAGATDDDRIEPPEKHGLKLMSIDFLLGDDAPVIWRGPMVHNLLTELFEDVAWGDLDYMIVDLPPGTGDAQLTLLQTVPVTGAVVVTTPQDVAVADARKGLDMFGEHETPVLGIVENMGTFRCPDCDSTHDIFGTGGGETLAKEADLPFLGSIPLDPEVREHGDSGAPIVRAEGATGDAFREFAATTADMQGLMHRQRVADD
- a CDS encoding HAD family hydrolase produces the protein MAYDALLFDLDGVLLTGYHTDRAIYRAAAADAVTDAGRPGDPPDGLVDPDESRDVRRACAPLDLDASSVWGYREHSATVRENEQIRSGERVPFDDASVLADMADRQIAIVSNNRQGTALFAREHTGLDAIDVVRGRYPSLADFDRMKPDPAFLHDALDALDVAPCDALFVGDRRSDVAAGRNAGTDTALLVRDGDPPVGDPDPTHVIDSLDAIPDLG
- a CDS encoding deoxyuridine 5'-triphosphate nucleotidohydrolase, whose amino-acid sequence is MFESGAFVAEQFGDLTDEQVQPNGVDLRIEGVFEPDEPGRIGVDGKHVAERREIEPRETDGRAVYHLDPGGYVVTYEDRIAIPDEHVGLLLPRSSLLRNGATLETAVWDAGYEGRGEGLLIAHHPIEIERGARIGQLIVAEAEHSGTYDGSYQGERIEADGGS
- a CDS encoding GHMP kinase, yielding MPTVRMGSRLHFGFQNLSLARERLYGGIGVGIAEPRMALHVERADTITSDDPVAAPYLEAACEHLDVPGAELSVRERPTHHAGFGTGTRLALGALLGVARAYDRSVDLRAAAPALDRAGRSGVGVATLEAGGVVLDGGHPTERFTTEPPARGAWTTPPVIARHAVPEDWRFLLVTPIDAAGPSGDAEDGQIRAAVERADPGIADEIATLVTQRLLPAIAAGDRIPFGRAITRLGRLNGAWYADEQGGVYRPPAGDIVDTLRDAGPIDGVGQSSWGPTIYGLIDRAVSDRAREIGQAALRDAGVEGQVRVVAPDRQGVTVG
- a CDS encoding metallophosphoesterase family protein; its protein translation is MNVAIVSDAHIPSRATEIPDSAKERLRDADHVICAGDFDSTDGYARFVDLAPRMTAVAGNTDPRSLDLPDVATVELEGVTFVVTHGDGLARYAMGLADLAEREAPDADRLVAVAGHTHDVLDERVQSVRIVNPGSVTGAAPARRATLCHATVANGEIDLDLVELD